A portion of the Natronococcus sp. AD-5 genome contains these proteins:
- a CDS encoding type II secretion system F family protein — MSLKTDSSGGSGSLSGGTGSLGDWFYPAYARLFSEDSDFVADVETKLAQARMTDTVELYLSRALGIGVITGLCLWIVGTILGYALFATGIIHVDEILGFPVRSQTVLTIIDTLRIPALITVTGIVFGSIGFAIGFGSLVAIPYSRASTRKRQINMLLTDSVSFMYALSVGGLNQLEIIEAMAQADDTYGEVAKEFQSIVKESEYFDIDYRTAIRKQALETPSDELSQFLTDMLSIVNSGGDMESFLEDKKEKHMRTAKQEQEITLETLELFGEMYMTLSLFPLLLIIIMVIMQMIPDADVSNQMLYMTVYGLIPLIGIGFLVMVSTVKEDEPGDGYLSLGDGNRRIQGGQEQSLLNLGLVEQFTGEHSVFDRIKNREGTHETVMVLRRPHIFFRDNPLYTLALTVPAALVIVSTAIMTGSAPTSWDGLLENAVWGTFVYIYLPLYVVAIPLSIFREWNVRYRNAVVNKLSEDLRKLSSANDTGLTLLESLKSVSDTTSGKLAREFEMMHTKVKYGMSLKEALIEFNNKYHIPRLARTTRLISEAQEASNQISAVLRTAAQASENHDDIERERKSRTMMQVVIIIMTFLTVLAVIAILKTQFIDTMAGLETAGDGGGGGGGELAEADLSENINVDMLSVLFFHAVTLQAIMSGFICGYIRDADVLSGLKYAVGLASIALVGWVLVA, encoded by the coding sequence ATGAGCCTCAAGACCGACAGTAGCGGGGGATCCGGCTCGCTCTCGGGGGGTACCGGCTCGCTCGGCGACTGGTTCTACCCCGCGTACGCCCGCCTGTTCAGCGAGGACAGCGATTTCGTCGCCGACGTCGAGACGAAACTCGCGCAGGCTCGGATGACCGATACCGTCGAGCTCTACCTCTCGCGTGCGCTCGGTATCGGCGTCATCACCGGACTCTGTCTGTGGATCGTCGGAACGATCCTCGGCTACGCCCTCTTTGCCACCGGAATCATCCACGTCGACGAGATTCTCGGATTCCCCGTCCGAAGCCAGACGGTTCTCACGATCATCGATACGCTCAGAATTCCGGCGCTCATCACCGTGACGGGGATCGTATTCGGGTCGATCGGCTTCGCGATCGGCTTCGGCTCACTCGTTGCGATCCCGTACTCGCGTGCGTCTACTCGCAAACGGCAGATCAACATGCTCCTGACCGACTCCGTCTCGTTCATGTACGCCCTGTCGGTCGGCGGGTTGAACCAACTCGAGATTATCGAGGCGATGGCCCAAGCCGACGACACGTACGGCGAGGTCGCAAAGGAGTTCCAGAGCATCGTCAAGGAGTCCGAGTACTTCGACATCGACTACCGGACGGCGATCCGCAAGCAGGCCCTCGAGACGCCGAGCGACGAACTCTCGCAGTTCCTGACGGACATGCTCTCGATCGTCAACAGCGGCGGCGACATGGAGAGCTTCCTCGAGGACAAGAAAGAAAAGCACATGCGCACCGCGAAGCAGGAACAGGAGATCACCCTCGAGACGCTCGAACTCTTCGGCGAGATGTACATGACGCTCTCGCTGTTCCCGTTGCTCCTGATCATCATCATGGTTATCATGCAGATGATCCCGGACGCGGACGTCTCGAACCAGATGCTCTACATGACCGTCTACGGCCTGATCCCGCTGATCGGGATCGGTTTTCTCGTCATGGTCTCGACGGTGAAAGAGGACGAACCCGGTGACGGCTACCTCTCTCTCGGCGACGGCAACCGTCGGATCCAGGGCGGTCAGGAACAGAGCCTGCTCAACCTCGGTCTCGTCGAGCAGTTCACGGGCGAGCACAGCGTCTTCGACCGGATCAAGAACCGGGAGGGAACCCACGAAACCGTGATGGTGTTGCGACGGCCGCACATCTTCTTCCGGGATAACCCGCTGTACACGCTGGCGCTTACCGTCCCGGCGGCGCTCGTCATCGTCTCGACGGCCATCATGACCGGCTCGGCACCGACCTCCTGGGACGGCCTGCTCGAGAACGCCGTCTGGGGAACGTTCGTTTACATCTACCTGCCGCTGTACGTCGTCGCGATCCCGCTGTCGATCTTTCGCGAGTGGAACGTCCGATACAGAAACGCCGTGGTCAACAAACTCTCGGAGGACCTGCGAAAGCTCTCGAGCGCGAACGACACCGGGCTGACGCTGCTCGAGTCGCTCAAGTCGGTCTCGGATACGACCAGCGGCAAGCTCGCTCGCGAGTTCGAGATGATGCACACGAAGGTCAAGTACGGGATGAGCCTGAAGGAGGCGCTCATCGAGTTCAACAATAAGTACCACATTCCGCGCCTCGCCCGGACGACGCGGCTGATCTCCGAGGCACAGGAGGCGTCGAACCAGATCTCGGCCGTTCTCCGAACCGCCGCCCAGGCCAGCGAGAACCACGACGACATCGAACGCGAGCGCAAGTCTCGGACGATGATGCAGGTCGTGATCATCATCATGACGTTCCTGACGGTACTGGCCGTGATCGCGATCCTCAAGACGCAGTTTATCGACACGATGGCCGGCCTCGAGACCGCCGGCGACGGCGGAGGCGGCGGTGGCGGCGAGCTCGCCGAGGCCGACCTCAGCGAGAACATCAACGTCGACATGCTCTCCGTGCTGTTCTTCCACGCGGTGACCCTGCAGGCGATCATGTCCGGGTTCATCTGTGGCTACATTCGGGACGCCGACGTGCTGAGCGGGCTGAAGTACGCGGTCGGACTCGCGTCGATCGCACTCGTCGGGTGGGTGCTGGTGGCCTAA
- a CDS encoding ATPase, T2SS/T4P/T4SS family, producing MAIDETDQSDAGGFSDGEASAPASEADRSAEVESGPDVRVGEYTWAEFMEEHGYGDEVSALYPDDLETEDQLGLDTDEQVEPSVPSGDDWDRVEFDPEPYLGSHPDDLEELLTDVAGPNASVLTDIFLEYVDPETTPVVKDVWTWEHYKWEYYYDEDGNRPRDDDGEIIRHDREDALGFDPDTLEQRLAAGDDAALELDEIVEERTVDVQEDLDEDEFFSTGAGNTTVTNRYDLEKAVPMEKKTHFREVERYWVNKPYACVVIFHSEKENEKKYYMIEPYRNEIETELQEFLSGKLRTAIKYSDEGVKEKASEGGRRAVIEEETRKLLERYDLFEKRSDSTEAGLLESITSLLDDDGDEEESEPSQLEGIAARPEPAILADDPDTISEYQVEKLLYLLKRNFIGYERIDGIKHDINVEDISVDGYNSPVFVYHSEYEQIISNIYHGEDELDDFVVKLAQRSGKGISKRLPQVDATLPDGSRAQLTLGQEVSDHGTNYTIRQFKDVPFTPIDLINWNTFSLDEMAFLWLAIENHKSLIFAGGTASGKTTSLNAVSLFIPSSAKIVSIEDTREVELPQRNWIASVTRPSFSDDSQGDVDEFDLLEAALRQRPDYIVMGEIRGEEGRTLFQVMSTGHTTYTTFHADSVDEVLKRFTTDPINVSKTMFTALDLVSIQTQTRVQGRKVRRNKSLTEINHFEAEHDEINVQDVYQWQAETDEYLKMGDSNTLEEIQFDRGWSREKLEDELFKREVILAYLIKNGLNTYAEVAATVQAFINDPDTILTLIANGQLEDSLEDLREMESVLIDVDQEKEELVPRPEATSETYNLSMDLLERAEESLFEEYRGQVPSGLASALGDVEAESTVEVDGSDDEAFDFASTVDDWEFDDEDDGFATATADTSDAPSWLEDDDGFDVGAEAAAATDDASPPVPAEATDAGSEPGEQPTETTDATASVPALGDGTGATTEDGDPPTDSDDESDPDESAATTAATEPEILPSDDADEDDFGGLFDDMTETIGELDASDPPDKAGESDADAPDDGFAEAGFDSIFDPSTPDEDSSGAFSGEFQRATADDASTGSESEPVASTEPERDRDAPSEGETSEASETAATTETDEPTEPAECDAEVPTIDVGTDDGPETGDGGTESSSEIEKPDPPTIDVGTVDETASDGESIFGDDGTTEDETTEDESAFDADGDDDPDDGSTFGTEGATENAAADGDEEPDA from the coding sequence ATGGCTATTGACGAAACCGACCAGTCAGACGCCGGAGGGTTTTCTGACGGCGAGGCGTCTGCTCCTGCGTCGGAGGCGGATCGATCAGCGGAGGTGGAGTCGGGACCGGACGTTCGCGTCGGCGAGTACACCTGGGCGGAGTTCATGGAAGAACACGGGTACGGTGACGAGGTGTCGGCGTTGTATCCCGACGACCTCGAAACCGAGGATCAGCTCGGACTCGACACGGACGAGCAGGTCGAACCGTCGGTTCCGAGCGGCGACGACTGGGATCGAGTCGAGTTCGATCCCGAACCGTATCTGGGCTCCCACCCCGACGACCTCGAGGAGCTGCTCACGGACGTCGCCGGGCCGAATGCGAGCGTACTCACTGACATCTTTCTCGAGTACGTCGACCCGGAGACGACGCCGGTCGTCAAGGACGTCTGGACCTGGGAGCACTACAAGTGGGAGTACTACTACGACGAGGACGGAAATCGGCCGCGCGACGACGACGGGGAGATCATCCGCCACGACAGGGAGGACGCGCTCGGGTTCGATCCCGACACGCTCGAGCAGCGACTCGCCGCCGGCGACGACGCCGCGCTGGAACTCGACGAGATCGTCGAGGAGCGGACGGTCGACGTCCAGGAGGATCTCGACGAGGACGAGTTCTTCTCGACGGGGGCGGGCAACACGACCGTCACCAACCGCTACGACCTCGAGAAGGCCGTCCCGATGGAGAAGAAGACCCACTTCCGGGAGGTCGAGCGCTACTGGGTGAACAAGCCCTACGCCTGCGTCGTCATCTTCCACTCCGAGAAGGAAAACGAGAAGAAGTACTACATGATCGAGCCCTACCGGAACGAGATCGAGACGGAGCTCCAGGAGTTCCTCTCTGGCAAACTCCGGACGGCGATCAAGTACTCCGACGAGGGGGTCAAGGAGAAGGCCAGCGAAGGCGGGCGACGCGCGGTCATCGAGGAGGAGACGCGAAAGCTGCTCGAGCGCTACGACCTCTTCGAGAAGCGTTCGGACAGCACCGAGGCGGGGTTGCTCGAGTCGATCACGAGTCTCCTCGACGACGACGGGGACGAGGAGGAGTCGGAGCCGAGCCAGCTCGAGGGGATCGCCGCCCGACCCGAGCCGGCGATCCTCGCGGACGATCCGGACACGATAAGCGAGTATCAGGTCGAAAAACTCCTCTATCTGCTCAAACGTAACTTCATCGGCTACGAGCGCATCGACGGCATCAAACACGACATCAACGTCGAGGACATCTCCGTCGACGGATACAATTCGCCGGTCTTCGTCTACCACTCGGAGTACGAGCAGATCATCTCCAACATCTACCACGGCGAGGACGAACTCGACGACTTCGTCGTCAAACTCGCCCAGCGCTCGGGGAAGGGGATCAGTAAACGGCTTCCGCAGGTCGACGCGACGCTGCCGGACGGCTCGCGCGCCCAGTTGACGCTCGGACAGGAAGTGTCCGACCACGGGACGAACTACACCATCCGTCAGTTCAAGGACGTCCCGTTCACCCCGATCGACCTCATCAACTGGAACACCTTCAGCTTGGACGAGATGGCGTTCCTCTGGCTCGCGATCGAGAACCACAAGAGCCTGATCTTCGCCGGGGGTACCGCGTCCGGGAAGACGACCTCGCTGAACGCGGTCTCGCTGTTCATCCCCTCCAGCGCGAAGATCGTCTCCATCGAGGACACCCGCGAGGTCGAACTCCCGCAGCGCAACTGGATCGCCAGCGTCACCCGCCCTTCGTTCTCCGACGATTCGCAGGGCGACGTCGACGAGTTCGACCTGCTCGAGGCCGCGCTTCGACAGCGACCCGACTACATCGTGATGGGCGAGATCCGCGGCGAGGAGGGTCGGACCCTGTTCCAGGTCATGTCGACGGGTCACACCACCTACACCACGTTCCACGCGGACTCCGTCGACGAGGTGCTGAAGCGGTTCACGACGGACCCGATCAACGTCTCGAAGACGATGTTCACCGCGCTGGACCTGGTCTCGATCCAGACCCAGACCCGGGTCCAGGGCCGGAAGGTCCGCCGGAACAAGTCGCTCACGGAGATCAACCACTTCGAGGCCGAACACGACGAGATCAACGTCCAGGACGTCTACCAGTGGCAGGCCGAAACCGACGAGTACCTCAAGATGGGCGACTCGAACACGTTAGAGGAGATCCAGTTCGACCGCGGCTGGAGCAGGGAGAAACTCGAGGACGAGCTGTTCAAGCGGGAGGTTATCCTCGCCTACCTCATCAAGAACGGTCTGAACACGTACGCCGAAGTCGCCGCGACGGTCCAGGCGTTCATCAACGATCCCGACACGATCCTCACGCTCATCGCGAACGGCCAGCTCGAGGACAGCCTCGAGGACCTCCGCGAGATGGAGAGCGTGCTGATCGACGTCGACCAGGAGAAAGAGGAACTCGTCCCGCGGCCGGAGGCGACCTCCGAGACGTACAACCTCTCGATGGACCTCTTAGAGCGCGCCGAGGAGTCGCTGTTCGAGGAGTACCGCGGACAGGTACCGAGCGGTCTCGCGAGCGCACTCGGCGACGTCGAGGCGGAATCGACCGTCGAGGTCGACGGCTCCGACGACGAGGCGTTCGACTTCGCAAGCACCGTCGACGACTGGGAGTTCGACGACGAGGACGACGGGTTCGCGACGGCGACGGCGGACACGAGCGACGCGCCGTCGTGGCTCGAGGACGACGACGGATTCGACGTCGGCGCGGAGGCAGCCGCCGCGACCGACGACGCGTCGCCCCCGGTTCCCGCCGAGGCGACCGACGCCGGGAGCGAACCCGGCGAACAGCCGACGGAGACGACCGATGCGACAGCGTCCGTACCCGCCCTCGGCGACGGGACTGGCGCGACGACCGAAGACGGCGATCCGCCGACGGATTCGGACGACGAGTCCGACCCCGACGAGTCGGCGGCGACGACCGCAGCGACCGAGCCGGAGATCCTCCCGTCGGACGACGCCGACGAGGACGATTTCGGCGGCCTGTTCGACGACATGACCGAAACGATCGGGGAACTCGATGCGAGCGATCCCCCGGACAAAGCCGGTGAGTCCGACGCCGACGCGCCTGACGACGGATTCGCGGAGGCGGGCTTCGATTCGATCTTCGATCCGAGTACTCCCGACGAGGACTCGAGTGGGGCGTTTAGCGGCGAGTTCCAGCGAGCAACGGCGGACGACGCGTCGACCGGTTCGGAAAGCGAACCGGTTGCGTCTACCGAGCCGGAGAGGGACCGCGACGCGCCGTCGGAGGGTGAGACCAGCGAAGCGAGCGAGACGGCTGCGACGACGGAGACGGACGAGCCGACCGAACCGGCTGAGTGCGACGCGGAAGTCCCGACGATCGACGTCGGGACCGACGACGGTCCGGAGACCGGAGACGGGGGGACCGAAAGTAGTTCGGAGATCGAAAAGCCCGATCCCCCGACGATCGACGTTGGTACGGTCGACGAGACGGCGAGTGACGGAGAGTCGATCTTCGGCGACGACGGGACGACAGAGGACGAGACGACCGAGGACGAATCCGCATTCGACGCCGATGGTGACGACGACCCCGATGACGGCTCGACCTTCGGGACGGAAGGAGCCACCGAGAACGCAGCCGCCGACGGCGACGAGGAGCCAGACGCATGA
- a CDS encoding SDR family NAD(P)-dependent oxidoreductase has protein sequence MTELFDLDGRVALVTGGGRGIGRAIAIELANAGAAVVPTARSTSEIEAVVQEIEADGGDALAVPADVTDPDAVADAVDRTVDAFGDLDVVVNNAGMNPDDALGRPEDVSREGFDRTLEVNLGGAYDVTTAAASSLHENGGGSVVNVASVGGIVGLPRQHPYVASKHGLVGLTKSVSLDWAPEVRVNAVAPGYVSTALTEDLQENDRLRDSILERTPLDRFADPEEIAGPVVFLASDAAGFVTGACLSVDGGWTAR, from the coding sequence ATGACGGAGCTATTCGACCTCGACGGACGAGTCGCGCTGGTAACCGGCGGCGGGCGCGGTATCGGGCGAGCGATCGCGATCGAACTCGCGAACGCCGGCGCCGCGGTCGTTCCGACGGCTCGATCGACGAGCGAAATCGAAGCGGTCGTCCAGGAGATCGAAGCGGACGGCGGCGACGCGCTCGCCGTTCCCGCGGACGTGACCGACCCGGACGCCGTCGCCGACGCGGTGGACCGAACCGTCGACGCGTTCGGTGATCTCGACGTCGTCGTCAACAACGCGGGAATGAACCCGGACGACGCCCTCGGCCGGCCGGAAGACGTCTCCAGAGAGGGGTTCGATCGCACGCTCGAGGTCAACCTCGGCGGCGCTTACGACGTGACGACCGCGGCGGCGTCGTCCCTTCACGAGAACGGCGGCGGATCGGTCGTCAACGTCGCGAGCGTCGGCGGGATCGTCGGCCTGCCGCGCCAGCATCCGTACGTCGCCTCGAAGCACGGTCTCGTCGGGCTCACCAAGAGCGTATCGCTGGACTGGGCGCCCGAGGTCCGCGTCAACGCCGTCGCACCGGGGTACGTCTCGACGGCCCTGACCGAGGATCTTCAGGAGAACGACCGGCTCCGAGACTCGATCCTCGAGCGCACCCCGCTGGATCGGTTCGCCGATCCCGAGGAGATCGCCGGTCCGGTCGTGTTCCTGGCGAGCGACGCCGCCGGTTTCGTCACCGGCGCCTGCCTCTCGGTCGACGGCGGCTGGACGGCACGCTGA
- a CDS encoding FAD-binding oxidoreductase, producing the protein MAIHKHPLGAIAQLDERNLKAFGDDLRGDLILPDSEAYEDRRNVWNGLINNSPAVIARVKGGADVARAIDFARENDLELSVRGGAHHQAGSAIVEGGLVIDLEDMDAVRIDPDAQIARVEPGTRAEDVLAETQRYGLACPTGSAGDVGIPGSTLGGGVGWIRRKHGLAIDALRSVEIVTPDGELRTASPDHNEELYWAVRGGGGNFGVVTNFEFDLYEVGPMVQGLGVFYPAGVAEDALEVYRDVMDGAPEELTTIFLDAHVPGLPPMPDELVGKDAVGILGCYAGDPEEGEAVIEPLRNVAQPYIDVSDVMPYELLHDLGTQMFPWGRKYCHRSVSVDELTDELVEVVREQRTASPTPMNAIGVWSMGGNVGHGPDAAYQWDAKQYLLTVETNWEDFDNAAVLEWTRESERRLRDAGGEGAYAGEPGVEEQEWEDWSEQVYDDAYDRLAEVKAEYDPENVFEHNVNVDPNDA; encoded by the coding sequence ATGGCTATCCACAAACATCCGCTGGGTGCGATCGCGCAGCTCGACGAACGCAACCTGAAGGCGTTCGGGGACGATCTCCGGGGCGACCTCATCCTTCCCGATAGCGAAGCGTACGAGGATCGCCGCAACGTGTGGAACGGCTTGATCAACAACTCCCCCGCCGTGATCGCCCGCGTCAAGGGTGGAGCCGACGTCGCCCGCGCCATCGACTTCGCACGGGAGAACGATCTCGAACTCTCCGTCCGAGGCGGCGCCCACCATCAGGCGGGTAGCGCCATCGTCGAAGGGGGCCTCGTCATCGACCTCGAGGACATGGACGCCGTCCGTATCGATCCCGACGCGCAGATTGCACGCGTCGAACCCGGCACCCGCGCCGAGGACGTCCTCGCCGAGACGCAGCGATACGGCCTCGCCTGTCCCACCGGAAGCGCCGGCGACGTCGGTATTCCCGGTAGCACGCTCGGGGGCGGCGTCGGCTGGATCCGTCGCAAGCACGGCCTCGCCATCGATGCCCTCCGGAGCGTCGAGATCGTAACGCCGGACGGCGAACTCCGCACCGCGTCGCCCGACCACAACGAGGAACTGTACTGGGCCGTCCGCGGAGGCGGCGGTAACTTCGGCGTCGTCACCAACTTCGAGTTCGACCTCTACGAGGTCGGCCCGATGGTCCAGGGACTCGGCGTCTTCTACCCCGCCGGCGTCGCCGAAGACGCGCTCGAGGTCTATCGAGACGTCATGGACGGCGCACCCGAAGAGCTGACCACTATCTTCCTCGACGCGCACGTCCCCGGACTACCGCCGATGCCCGACGAACTCGTCGGCAAGGATGCCGTCGGAATCCTCGGCTGTTACGCGGGCGATCCCGAGGAAGGCGAAGCGGTCATCGAACCGCTCCGCAACGTCGCTCAGCCGTACATCGACGTGAGCGACGTGATGCCCTACGAGCTGCTCCACGACCTCGGCACGCAGATGTTCCCCTGGGGCCGCAAGTACTGCCACCGCTCCGTCTCCGTCGACGAGTTGACGGACGAACTCGTCGAGGTCGTTCGCGAGCAGCGCACCGCCTCGCCCACGCCGATGAACGCCATCGGCGTCTGGTCGATGGGCGGGAACGTCGGCCACGGCCCCGACGCCGCCTACCAGTGGGACGCGAAGCAGTATCTGCTCACCGTCGAGACCAACTGGGAGGACTTCGACAACGCCGCCGTGCTCGAGTGGACCCGCGAGAGCGAGCGGCGCCTCCGCGACGCCGGCGGTGAAGGTGCGTACGCCGGTGAACCCGGCGTCGAAGAACAAGAGTGGGAAGACTGGTCGGAGCAGGTCTACGACGACGCCTACGACCGTCTCGCCGAGGTGAAGGCCGAGTACGACCCCGAGAACGTCTTCGAGCACAACGTCAACGTCGATCCGAACGACGCGTAA
- the tatA gene encoding twin-arginine translocase TatA/TatE family subunit gives MALEIAPLFAPIPGGPELLIILFIAILLFGANKIPKLARSTGEAMGEFQKGREKVETELEEMREAGFEEGEEEEFRAAQAEDDDDFVDTEPVTSEEETETDTEPN, from the coding sequence ATGGCACTCGAAATTGCACCGCTGTTTGCCCCTATTCCAGGGGGTCCGGAACTACTGATCATCCTTTTCATCGCCATTCTGCTCTTCGGGGCGAACAAGATCCCGAAGCTGGCGCGGTCGACGGGTGAGGCCATGGGCGAATTCCAGAAGGGGCGTGAAAAGGTCGAAACGGAACTCGAGGAGATGCGCGAAGCAGGATTCGAAGAGGGCGAGGAAGAGGAGTTCAGGGCCGCTCAGGCCGAGGACGACGACGACTTCGTCGACACGGAACCGGTCACTAGCGAAGAGGAGACCGAAACGGACACCGAACCGAACTAA
- a CDS encoding redoxin domain-containing protein encodes MVETGDAAPDFTAPLANGDVDSFTLSERLEDEAPIVLAFFPGAFTSVCTDEMCTFQARLSTFEDVDAAVYGVSRDSPFALNEFREQNDLEFGLVSDFNKDLIEDYDVEMDFDDLGVYGVAKRSVFVVDADGEITYAWVSDDPGVEPEYAEVEDAVADAA; translated from the coding sequence ATGGTAGAAACTGGAGACGCCGCACCGGACTTCACGGCACCGCTCGCGAACGGCGACGTCGATTCGTTCACGCTCTCCGAGCGCCTCGAGGACGAGGCGCCGATCGTCCTGGCGTTCTTCCCCGGCGCGTTCACGAGCGTCTGCACCGACGAGATGTGCACGTTCCAGGCCCGGCTCTCGACGTTCGAGGACGTCGATGCCGCCGTCTACGGCGTCAGTCGCGACTCCCCGTTCGCGCTCAACGAGTTCCGCGAGCAGAACGACCTCGAGTTCGGCCTCGTCAGCGACTTCAACAAGGATCTCATCGAGGACTACGACGTCGAGATGGACTTCGACGACCTGGGCGTCTACGGCGTCGCCAAGCGCTCCGTGTTCGTCGTCGACGCCGACGGCGAGATCACGTACGCGTGGGTCAGCGACGATCCCGGGGTCGAACCCGAGTACGCCGAAGTCGAGGACGCAGTCGCCGACGCAGCGTAA
- a CDS encoding HD domain-containing protein, whose product MSDSTTDERAGRVYVPDADHHFPDKKLNRVLEFVEDDEEIQTYLEAQNVNAVDRMRYNDHGEKHIEIVRNRALCLYDLLKAGDVEFNGASEQGLEEADEAVIVALAATLHDVGHVVHRDQHAYYSIPLAADVLDRVLPEFYDVAETVRMKGEVLHAILCHHRAETPLTTEAGVIRVADALDMERGRSRIPYEQGGRGINTLSSQAISRVSLHEGDSRPVLVEIAMTNAAGVYQVDNLLKAKLQDSGLEDQIRIVAVNTNENREQLVERIEL is encoded by the coding sequence ATGAGCGATTCTACGACTGACGAGCGGGCCGGCCGTGTCTACGTTCCTGATGCAGACCATCATTTCCCCGATAAGAAGCTAAACCGGGTGCTCGAGTTCGTCGAGGACGACGAGGAAATCCAGACCTACCTCGAGGCCCAGAACGTCAACGCCGTCGATCGAATGCGGTACAACGACCACGGCGAGAAACACATCGAAATCGTCCGCAACCGCGCGCTCTGTCTGTACGATCTGCTGAAGGCGGGCGACGTCGAGTTCAACGGCGCGAGCGAGCAGGGGCTCGAGGAAGCCGACGAGGCGGTCATCGTCGCGCTCGCGGCGACGCTCCACGACGTCGGCCACGTCGTCCACCGCGACCAGCACGCCTACTACTCGATCCCGCTGGCCGCCGACGTTCTCGACCGGGTGCTCCCCGAGTTCTACGACGTCGCCGAGACCGTCCGGATGAAAGGCGAAGTCCTCCACGCGATCCTCTGTCATCACCGGGCCGAGACGCCGCTGACGACCGAGGCGGGCGTCATCCGGGTCGCCGACGCGCTCGACATGGAGCGCGGTCGCTCGCGGATCCCCTACGAGCAGGGCGGGCGCGGCATCAACACGCTCTCGAGCCAGGCGATCAGCCGCGTCTCCCTCCACGAGGGCGACTCGCGTCCGGTTCTGGTCGAAATCGCGATGACCAACGCGGCCGGCGTCTACCAGGTCGACAACCTGCTGAAGGCCAAACTCCAGGATTCCGGCCTCGAGGACCAGATCCGGATCGTCGCCGTCAACACGAACGAAAACCGCGAACAACTGGTCGAACGGATCGAACTGTAG
- a CDS encoding helix-turn-helix domain-containing protein: MQLDGQPKSDVSIPDDFESAQAKLVYLYLQVWPESTADDICTALDVDKGAALSITRTLRNRGHLERVDGRYRPS; the protein is encoded by the coding sequence ATGCAACTCGACGGGCAACCGAAATCTGACGTGTCGATACCCGACGATTTCGAGTCGGCGCAGGCGAAGCTGGTGTACCTCTACCTCCAGGTCTGGCCGGAGTCGACCGCCGACGATATCTGTACCGCGCTCGACGTCGACAAGGGAGCCGCCCTCTCGATTACGCGGACGCTTCGCAACCGCGGGCACCTCGAGCGGGTCGACGGTCGATACAGACCCAGCTGA
- a CDS encoding XapX domain-containing protein, with product MNLQFVVLGLLTGALTGAFFALVDVPIPAPPELPGLMGIVGIYLGYKLVEMSGTSLEILESIGF from the coding sequence ATGAACCTCCAGTTCGTCGTACTCGGTCTACTGACCGGTGCGCTCACCGGCGCGTTCTTCGCGCTCGTCGATGTACCGATCCCCGCACCGCCGGAACTTCCCGGACTCATGGGAATCGTCGGAATCTATCTCGGCTACAAGCTCGTCGAGATGTCGGGAACCAGCCTCGAGATCCTCGAGTCGATCGGCTTCTAG